ATAAACATGGGTTCCACTCAGATAACTGAAGATACCTTTGAACCTCTCCTGATCCTTTTCAGGGAATCATCCACGATCGATCTTCGGGGGGTGAACTTCATAGACCCCTATGGAATGGTCGGCCTCCTTGAGATTGGCGAACTTTACAAATCAGAAGGTCTTCGAAAAACCCTTTATCTTCCTGAATCAGAGGAGGTTCTAAAATATCTTGAAAGGATGGACTTTTTCAGATTCGCTGACAGATACTTTACGCTTGAGCCTCCTGAGCCACAGATATCAGAGAAATACCTGAGGAGTTCCTACTCCGATGTCCTGCTTGAGATTACCTCGATAGAAAAGTCAGACGATATCCATTTCATAGTCGGCAAGGTTAAAGACCGTGCCCATACAATACTATCAAGGCATCTTCGCTATGACGACAGTGCAATAGATGGCTTTATTGTGGCGCTCTCAGAGGCATGCCAGAATATCATCGAACACAGTGAAAGAACCGGATTTGTAGGTATACAGAAGTATCATTTTCAGAATATTGATAAAAATGTTGTCAAAATCGCTGTAATGGATACCGGAATAGGCTTCAGAAAATCCCTTTCCGAGAGATTTGCCTTTAAGGACGACCTTAACGCCATAGAGCAGGCATTGCTTCATGGAGCATCACGATATACCGATGAGGGGAGAGGGCATGGCCTGGCTGCGGTAAGGCGTTTTGTGGCCCAATGGAACGGGAAAATATCCATCCGCTCAGGAACTGCAAAGCTTTCGATAATACCCGAGTGGGCATGGGGGCGGGAAAGAGAGCTTGATCTTACCCTTTTCACAGGTGCACAGATAAACATAATGCTGCCTGAGGTTTAGCTATTTAGTGTCTGTGTATAAATTACAGTCATTAGTCATTCCCTCAATCCCGAACGCATTCGGGAGCCGGGAATCCTTCTCAAGTAACGATTCAGGACAAGCCGGAATGACGGAAAAACGACAACTGTTCGACTTTGCTTTATACACGGACTCTATTTAAGCTATCTTCCGTTCTTTTCTGATTCTCTCTGCGAGCCACTGTCTCAGAAGAGGCTGATACGGCATGCCTTTCATTGTGGCAATCTTCTTAATGGACTGAAGATATAAAGGGTCTATCTTGATTGAGATATTTCTCAGTTTACTTCTCCGTTTGCCTGTTATTATATCTTCCCTGAGTGCATCATCGAGGCCGAGGTCAATATCTTCATCTACAATATTTTTTAATATGCCGTGAGTGTCATAATATTCCTCATCAGTAAGTCTTTTCTCCTCTGTTTTTGTCTTCATAAATGCTTTTATGTTTTCATGGGTTAAGAAGTTTTAATAAGTCTAACGTCTGATAGACCTCTTTGCCTAAATTTTCAAAGTCTTTGTCATTGCTCCATAGAGAGCACTCAAGTTTAAGCGAAAGGGCAAGGATATGGATATCCTTTGGGTCTCTTTTGGCAATAAGTTTTCTGGCTTTAGGTATCATTTTTTTGTAAAAATCCTCATCACATACCGTAAGAGGAAGTAAAGACAGTGCAAGATAGAGATCATCAAGCGGGATTCCTCTTTTGTCAGAAAGGACGGGTATGTATTTCTCAACCTCTTTGAAATTAAAAAGAGTGGTGTAAAAGACAGTGGTGTCAGCTTCTGCGAAAATGTTCCTCGCATTTCCACCTATTACAGCAGAAAGTATAGGATTAGCGTCTACGGCGAGTCTTTCTAAACTCTTCAAAATCTCCAAGAACCTCCTCCTCTTTGATGCCCTTTTCCTCAAGCCTTCTCTTGATAGATTCGGTAAGAGTCAGAAAAAGATCTTTCCTAAACTCAAAAGGTATCGTTTCCAATGGCACAGGGAAAAATATCCCTGCAATCTCCCCCCGCCTCATTATGATGAGAGGTTCTTTGCTTTTTAATGCCTTTGTGGCCTTATCCCGGAATTCCTTAACAGACATGATTTTCATATGACCACCTCCATGACCACATTATAACATATTTCTGTATTCAAAGCCTTCATTTTTTACTTGACAAACACCATCAAAATGTGGTTCAATTGAACCAGTTGAATTAGTCAGTATCATCATAAGTCTTTATAGAGTCAAGTTCCCCGACCAAAGGTCGGGGCTTTCGGCAAGGTGCATTGTAAAGATTATAAAAATGAAAGAACGCAGAATCTTACCTCAAACATTATTGTTCCTGTCCAATTCAATTAATGAGGAAGAATTATTCCACGCCCTGATTTCTCATTTTCTAAATGAAAGAGATAACCTGGGGCTTGATTTGAGCGAACATCAGATAGAAATACTATGCCGGACTCTTTTGACGGGGGATGAAAACACTCTTCATGATTTCAATAAATGGCAAATAAATGAAAGGTCTGTATTTGACGATTACAGGAAGGATGAACTTGAGATCGTGGATTATCTACACCTTGTCTCAATTAAAATGAGAAAACAGTTGGGCCAATATGCCACTCCTCAGAAAATCGTAAGATATATTCTCGAATCAGTCAACTATGTCTCTACAAAAAGTATCATAAACAAGAAGATTATTGATCCTTCGTGCGGCTCGGGTGTTTTTCTAATTGAAGCAGCACGTATCTATCTCATTTCTCTCAAAAAGGCAAATATTCCTCAAAGCAAATGGTATCCATTGATTACATCAGCCATTGCAGGCATTGACATTGACCCCAGGGCATGTTTTTTTACACGCCTGAACCTTTCAATGCTTCTTGCACCCGCTATCCTGGAGTTTGCAACAAAAAATAATGTAGAAGACTTAATCCCTTTGCCTGTATATTGCACTGATACCCTTGAACTGTTTGTCTCAGAAGAGAGCAGGGACGGGTTCATGTATGGAGATCTGAGTATACTATTAAGAAACCGGTTTGATTTTGTGGTTGGCAATCCCCCTTATTTCAAAATTAGTGGTTTGAGCAAAAAATTAAAGAGCGCCTTTTCTGAGTCGATATATGGACATCCCAATGCCTATGGACTCTTTATTCATGCAGGGATTGATATGTTGAAGACACGGGGAAAGCTGGGGTTTGTAGTTCCGAGGTCTATGCTGTCCGGCCTCTATTTCAAGAATCTCAGAGGCTTTATCGAGAAAAGCACCGCTGTTAAGGGTATAACAAGTATATCGGAAAGAAAGAAGACATTTGATCATGTTCTACACGGTACAATGATCCTGATACTCGAACGCAACAATAATACCGATGATAAGAAAGTAACAATCTCAAGTGTGCAGTCTTCGAACGATTTAGATATTCACAATCAACTTACCATTCATAGAAATCAAATAATTCAGCACCTGAATGGGACCACGGTATGGTTTGTTGCCGAATCTATGGATATGTACAACATCATTAACAGGATCATCAAAGAGCATCCACTACTGTCAGGACAGGAAATTAATTGCAGGGCAAAGACCGGACAGATAGTCTGGAACAGGGTAGAACCCTTATTGGCCGGAACTCAACAGCCTGACACCCTGCCTCTTATATGGGCCACAGATGTTGGGAAATTCGGGTTTACCTTTAACAGGATGGGAACCTCCAGGCCCTGCTTTTTAAAGGTAACATCAAAAACGGAAAACCTCATAGTTAAAGGGCCGTGTATCATGGTCCAGCGCATAACAGCAGATGAACAGTACTCACGCATTGTTGCAAGTCTCCCTCATGGGTTCTGCAAAAAACAGCTTAATGGATATTTTGTAGAAAACCATCTGAATATAATACAGCCTTCAAAGAGAGGGACAAAAACAGACCTCTACTTTTTATTAGGTGTTCTGAATTCCGAGATTGTTGAATTTTTCTTCCGTGCCATGAACGGAAATACCCAGGTCTCCGCAACCGAATTGAATCTCCTTCCCATACCAAAGGGCGGTTTAGATCAAGATATTGCAGGGATTGCAAAGAAACTTCAAGGAAAACCATTCAATACAGGTAAAAGCAGCCTTTTTGAGAAGCTGAACCTATTAGTATCCAAAGCTTACGGCCTGAGCGGTGATGAACTTTTATTTATAAAACAATACTTACAACAGAGACGTGGAATTGACTATAAAAGCAATTAAAAGAATACTTGAGAAAATAAAATTTCCGGAAAGATTTAATACCGATCAGACCGCAATATGCATAATGGCTTTGCTTGATAACACTGAGAGGGAGGGGTTATTGCCCGGGCATAAAAGTTTGAGCGAAGGAGCGAGAATACATGATATCCTGAATTTCGCGCGTAATGTGATGGATAAAAAAGTCGCTGAAAATACCCGAGAGTCTTACAGAAAAACATCCTTTGCCCCTCTTATGAATTCCGGAATAGTCGTGAGACACCAATTAAGCACAAACGAC
This region of bacterium BMS3Abin08 genomic DNA includes:
- a CDS encoding histidine kinase-, DNA gyrase B-, and HSP90-like ATPase gives rise to the protein MVFTVDIDSRDGPINMGSTQITEDTFEPLLILFRESSTIDLRGVNFIDPYGMVGLLEIGELYKSEGLRKTLYLPESEEVLKYLERMDFFRFADRYFTLEPPEPQISEKYLRSSYSDVLLEITSIEKSDDIHFIVGKVKDRAHTILSRHLRYDDSAIDGFIVALSEACQNIIEHSERTGFVGIQKYHFQNIDKNVVKIAVMDTGIGFRKSLSERFAFKDDLNAIEQALLHGASRYTDEGRGHGLAAVRRFVAQWNGKISIRSGTAKLSIIPEWAWGRERELDLTLFTGAQINIMLPEV
- a CDS encoding type IIS restriction enzyme Eco57I — protein: MKERRILPQTLLFLSNSINEEELFHALISHFLNERDNLGLDLSEHQIEILCRTLLTGDENTLHDFNKWQINERSVFDDYRKDELEIVDYLHLVSIKMRKQLGQYATPQKIVRYILESVNYVSTKSIINKKIIDPSCGSGVFLIEAARIYLISLKKANIPQSKWYPLITSAIAGIDIDPRACFFTRLNLSMLLAPAILEFATKNNVEDLIPLPVYCTDTLELFVSEESRDGFMYGDLSILLRNRFDFVVGNPPYFKISGLSKKLKSAFSESIYGHPNAYGLFIHAGIDMLKTRGKLGFVVPRSMLSGLYFKNLRGFIEKSTAVKGITSISERKKTFDHVLHGTMILILERNNNTDDKKVTISSVQSSNDLDIHNQLTIHRNQIIQHLNGTTVWFVAESMDMYNIINRIIKEHPLLSGQEINCRAKTGQIVWNRVEPLLAGTQQPDTLPLIWATDVGKFGFTFNRMGTSRPCFLKVTSKTENLIVKGPCIMVQRITADEQYSRIVASLPHGFCKKQLNGYFVENHLNIIQPSKRGTKTDLYFLLGVLNSEIVEFFFRAMNGNTQVSATELNLLPIPKGGLDQDIAGIAKKLQGKPFNTGKSSLFEKLNLLVSKAYGLSGDELLFIKQYLQQRRGIDYKSN
- a CDS encoding putative nucleotide-binding protein, containing PIN domain, whose amino-acid sequence is MEILKSLERLAVDANPILSAVIGGNARNIFAEADTTVFYTTLFNFKEVEKYIPVLSDKRGIPLDDLYLALSLLPLTVCDEDFYKKMIPKARKLIAKRDPKDIHILALSLKLECSLWSNDKDFENLGKEVYQTLDLLKLLNP